The sequence TGATCGTGATGGAGGACGGCAGGATCGTCCAGCAGGGCACCCCGGCCGAACTCCTCGCGGACACCGGTGGCCGGCTGCACGAGCTGGTGCGCCGGCAGCTCGCCTAGGACCCGTCCCGCTCGTCGGTGCCGTCCGTCCGCTGCGGCTGGTGATGGGAGGGCATCCAGTGGTGCTCGGTGAACCAGCGGCCGAACAGGGCACCGCCGTAGATGACGAAGCCGACGCCGATGAGCCAGGACTCCACGACGAGGACGGTGCCGACGGCGCCGTAGCTGAGGGCGTTGGTGACGATGAGGGGGGTGAAGACGAGGTGGGAGAAGGCCCGCAGCCCGATCAGGCCGACGACGGTGGCCACCGCGCCCGGCAGCAGCGCCCGCCAGCGGACCTGGCCGCCCAGCAGGAACCGCTGCCCCCACCAGAAGAACAGCACACCGCTCAGCGTCGACAGGGTGATCCGCTGTCCGCCGTGCAGTGTCGTCTTCGTCGCCGCCTCCTGGTACAGGTACGCGGTCAGCACCACCAGCCAGGTCGCCTGCCGCCACACCCGGTG comes from Streptomyces sp. SCL15-4 and encodes:
- a CDS encoding ribonuclease BN — translated: MRRLRRGLHRAWRWLRVGALFEHGRELELMHRAMGFATLSLVTLAPLLIVVAAADPLVRGGFASWLTDGMGLSGRSAHAVTDVISPPRKVIGTTSVWSGVLLAVFGVAFGGSVQNAYERIWGLASGPWHRVWRQATWLVVLTAYLYQEAATKTTLHGGQRITLSTLSGVLFFWWGQRFLLGGQVRWRALLPGAVATVVGLIGLRAFSHLVFTPLIVTNALSYGAVGTVLVVESWLIGVGFVIYGGALFGRWFTEHHWMPSHHQPQRTDGTDERDGS